One genomic region from Rubinisphaera margarita encodes:
- a CDS encoding glycine cleavage system protein H, with the protein MSDGDPVFMMGTYEAKIRTDRQYSTNHMWLQADGDRFRAGFTAYAVRLLQDVYFLDWEIDDGSPVTKGQNIGEIESSKAVSHLTSPVDGTDIQFNEELLNDPSLINSDCYEAGWLFSLKTDAPLQSAEEYIAHLDSKWEETQRVIKGQIH; encoded by the coding sequence GTGAGCGACGGCGATCCGGTATTCATGATGGGCACGTACGAGGCGAAGATCCGCACGGATCGGCAGTACTCGACCAACCATATGTGGCTTCAGGCCGATGGCGATCGCTTTCGCGCTGGTTTCACCGCCTATGCCGTCCGACTTCTGCAGGATGTCTATTTCCTCGACTGGGAAATCGACGATGGCTCCCCGGTGACCAAAGGGCAGAACATCGGCGAAATCGAGAGCTCCAAGGCGGTTTCGCATCTGACTTCTCCCGTCGACGGCACCGATATTCAGTTCAACGAAGAGCTGCTCAACGATCCCTCCCTGATCAACAGCGACTGCTACGAAGCCGGCTGGTTGTTCTCCCTGAAAACCGATGCCCCGCTGCAGTCCGCGGAGGAATACATCGCCCACCTGGACAGCAAATGGGAAGAAACTCAGCGGGTGATCAAAGGCCAGATTCACTGA
- a CDS encoding DUF6263 family protein: protein MLLKIPYLFIPALVHCLRGLVLILAVCLLLLPGCSSESKDSSEVLDESWFTLDENGESNSADGQAESKARLGVNLQEGDRFPLRKVVEKVLTQKSMQGSTQNREYVELDMAVTVEEIRDQKKRFSVRYNRVQYESDLTGQLVRYDSDQPALNIPDSVLVYQGMIDNGFSFWVGPDNKITDVVDFQQFVQKCLAQVPSDQAERTARILAQHSGQDGIANFVDDTIGLLPYDPSSPDGSAVVRLGGNWTKSRHYNDPVQMSVKNTYTLRDLNQEYAKVEILGDVSPASATTGAGSSQVSLQVRDGHSNGSCTIDRKTGLPLESRIDHLLNMTVQAGGLQFEQQKRVVTSIRMFPDQNPGQMSGSATAQQPASQPSSVQQASFEELVQ from the coding sequence ATGCTCCTGAAGATTCCGTATCTGTTCATTCCCGCACTCGTGCATTGTCTGCGGGGCCTGGTGCTGATACTCGCCGTGTGTCTGTTGTTACTGCCAGGATGCAGCTCGGAATCGAAGGACTCCAGCGAAGTCCTCGACGAATCCTGGTTCACGCTCGATGAGAACGGCGAGAGTAATTCCGCCGACGGTCAGGCCGAATCCAAAGCGCGGCTCGGCGTGAATCTGCAGGAGGGCGATCGATTCCCTCTGCGCAAAGTCGTTGAGAAAGTCCTGACCCAAAAGTCGATGCAGGGTTCCACGCAGAACCGCGAGTATGTCGAACTCGACATGGCGGTTACTGTCGAAGAGATTCGCGATCAGAAGAAACGATTCTCGGTCCGATACAACCGCGTCCAGTACGAGAGTGATCTGACTGGTCAACTGGTCCGTTACGATTCTGACCAACCCGCACTGAACATCCCCGATTCCGTACTCGTTTATCAGGGCATGATCGACAACGGATTCTCCTTCTGGGTCGGCCCGGATAACAAAATCACAGACGTCGTCGATTTCCAGCAGTTCGTGCAAAAGTGTCTCGCGCAGGTGCCGTCTGATCAGGCGGAGCGCACGGCTCGAATTCTCGCGCAACACTCGGGACAGGACGGCATCGCCAATTTTGTGGACGATACCATCGGGCTGCTGCCGTACGATCCCAGCTCTCCGGATGGCTCGGCTGTTGTCCGACTCGGGGGCAACTGGACGAAATCCCGCCACTACAACGATCCGGTCCAGATGTCGGTGAAGAACACCTACACCCTGCGCGATCTCAATCAGGAATACGCCAAGGTTGAGATTCTCGGGGATGTCTCCCCCGCTTCCGCAACCACAGGCGCCGGCTCGTCTCAGGTTTCGCTGCAGGTCCGTGATGGTCATTCCAATGGCAGTTGCACCATCGACCGCAAGACGGGACTGCCGCTGGAGTCACGGATCGATCACCTGCTCAACATGACCGTCCAGGCTGGCGGACTGCAGTTCGAACAGCAGAAACGGGTAGTCACGTCCATCCGCATGTTCCCGGACCAGAATCCTGGCCAGATGTCCGGATCGGCTACCGCTCAGCAGCCGGCTTCGCAGCCGTCATCGGTCCAACAGGCTTCCTTCGAAGAACTTGTTCAGTAG
- a CDS encoding ATP-binding protein has translation MAGKKLTVVISQSQSKNPQYRDLEETLAARLMMDGSVEVAVVPHLYDMHADHTGLIFLRGVPGDLVVLSWLYPRPTRWILHRQGISGLEGQTLLEEEVDEDDEELEEEPSPDRGIGLGKVAQRKVYCIDMRVSNSVDDYFNEIKRIASEKSVQTVDLMSWIQGSPKPEQLERYLRTPESATGNNGTNGEQKAAAATEPEPTKRRWYPVIDYERCTNCLECIDFCLFGVYGVNDGDFIHVETQDNCKKGCPACSRVCPENAIIFPGHKTPAIAGAPGEVAGFKIDLSKLFGSENSIDIAVRERDRELVADGRDAVGTAVGLRKRQEHRSDQPRDHLDDLIDSLDDMPL, from the coding sequence ATGGCTGGAAAAAAACTGACTGTCGTCATCTCACAGTCACAGAGTAAGAATCCGCAGTATCGCGATCTTGAAGAGACTCTTGCCGCCCGGTTGATGATGGACGGCTCGGTCGAAGTGGCTGTCGTGCCGCATCTGTACGACATGCATGCCGACCACACCGGGCTGATCTTCCTCCGCGGCGTCCCGGGAGATCTCGTTGTCCTCAGCTGGCTCTACCCACGTCCGACGCGCTGGATTCTGCATCGACAGGGCATCTCCGGGCTGGAAGGTCAGACGCTGCTCGAAGAAGAAGTCGACGAGGACGATGAAGAGCTCGAAGAAGAACCTTCTCCGGATCGCGGAATCGGTCTTGGGAAAGTCGCCCAGAGAAAGGTCTACTGCATCGACATGCGGGTCAGCAACTCGGTCGATGACTACTTCAACGAGATCAAACGCATCGCCAGTGAGAAGTCGGTCCAGACGGTTGATCTGATGAGCTGGATTCAGGGAAGCCCGAAGCCGGAGCAGTTGGAGCGATACCTGCGAACGCCCGAGAGTGCGACGGGCAACAATGGAACCAACGGCGAGCAAAAGGCGGCCGCGGCGACGGAGCCGGAACCGACGAAACGCCGCTGGTATCCGGTGATCGATTACGAACGCTGCACGAACTGTCTGGAGTGCATCGACTTCTGCCTGTTCGGTGTTTACGGCGTGAACGACGGCGACTTCATTCATGTCGAGACGCAGGACAACTGCAAGAAGGGTTGTCCGGCCTGCAGTCGCGTCTGTCCTGAGAATGCCATCATCTTCCCCGGGCACAAAACCCCCGCCATCGCCGGAGCCCCCGGTGAAGTGGCCGGCTTCAAGATTGACCTGTCGAAGCTGTTCGGCTCGGAGAACTCGATCGACATCGCCGTCCGCGAACGCGATCGGGAACTGGTCGCCGATGGGCGCGATGCGGTCGGCACGGCAGTCGGACTCCGCAAACGACAGGAACACAGGTCCGATCAGCCGCGAGACCATCTCGATGACCTGATCGACAGCCTGGACGACATGCCGCTGTGA
- a CDS encoding DUF4175 family protein, with amino-acid sequence MSQTIPTTGGRLNPAALPADLRRELAQLDRRLRWVSFVRGVGSLMFVVLLMAALFLGTDYYFPLPGVIRFAFLTLLCVTGLWLFYQWLVLPLTRRRRWPDLAYIIDRAFPDFQERVSSTVELSMLEHGDSAVSEYMTERLRQETNTRLTHVDLWECLSLRTMAIALVSATLLSIVAAVPLLLNSQGYSLLWQRLLTPWVNLDSATNLTFLVEDADRTVPRGSDAMIYAEPHWRYYEGELPREIRLQWTDEHGKTQSREMAYDAGRNAFVGKIPQLMSPVNYVLSSRNARSRTYHINVADRPRIVDVQLTIQPPAYTQVPESIIEGAIGTIRVIEGSRLIANLKFEHPVAEAAWMWKTPRLVSPAESASKNADSASQPATVAQSQVPATLLEEGRAARFDLIATQSDQFAFLVTSGDGLTNIDEPQRLIQIVPDRAPRIDMTGSNDPVKVQPADVVPIEIRADDDFGLVDVRIVVEQLSRAGEEPQILEWSSPKTGDDVRLLNDSYELNLSQFELESGDILGYRAVARDGRPIPGPNETWTSRRVLMLDEEVKTIAGQEVEEFYESLRRHADIVKNEIAAHRRELESDRKQLDPKPREESKQRVDEKKPEWMQTKLALNLQLDDLSRRLQQRPITRALSQMNVEPAQQLIDDTARALEEFKPVSDNDAMELIRDQETDVREAEKSIDRLMNQLRDAERIEQELTELQQLARRAKELAKDAANLNDSEQKPEASSEPQQTEQPDQPQPLEKLQSEWSTLSQDLENLLKRRPELKQAAKNALLSELSEVAETADELARLQSALGEATRDDQQALTEASQPLAENLRQAREIASELAQRSSEEARDDAAPVFNPTATREAAHEQEQANFGNAAEQIQAAREALERFQESMKQTESLPTDAQQAATELAKRSAALAEEMKAHHDEQRKLEGEARAVAGEEKKLEGARKANPDDPALTEKAEQLDARKQDLSEQERALEKEQQKLSERLAGVMQAASALPTTPQFEPQKRDAVAKLDQGADELAARTDRADDRVRDASKTLENLARSMGDKPARDQRALNQLKPIQEQAEQLARELEDKASQSEPAGPQTGPDLAPRQLEQLRSALRSDTAEQEGKLAEAVKTGLEANEQLKSNDLKKAAETQKKFAEQLAELNKELAEPSADTEQNNDQTEEDSKNASGQDAWRDVPLSPELKALRFPQKQGEPEQLKAELEKLVKSQQELNEKTEKAIADNAAPERANELRNKLRQLAGEQRNLAEQSKSLNGESAALPRMTAQQLQRESQKALESNQPEQATESQQQAKRQLEEALDQVSRELEDQHAAQEGEQQPEKSRSEELAEALRNQLDKLSGQMEQPAGQVAGNEAPEEVDDPEGAPMAQAMPDEQKPSEAAEGPPAESGSEQPPAGNMPNEELLQNLKNSLQSLQASQERLAAQAEQLAEQSEVMSPEKEELNETFQAAAESARKASEQLQSGQLRQSEPQAQQASEKLAAVAEQGLTDESAQKAVEELAEQQQQIAEQLQELAQNPQASQLARAMSQQQLQEQTEGLAEAFKTLSEQSKADPIADQRNSQQLSAMQNQSQQAAGEMQNAQQQSQQGNLQNSGEASDKAAETLKRLAKESAQLANTKRDTLVPEPVGEDAAQASRLLDQAEESLKQAMQQASQQQAEQSQNGAPSEQSPQQGSPSQQQAANAEGSPQTPGQPSENSGQPAPSQNPSALQQLAQQLAQAAQALDRAHESLQPPQENSQGADQQQMAAQASAGQPSETSDSTTGNQTPMAGDEKMDGSVLRSALMRDWGQRQEELDADLTDARRRPIDQQYAPLIRSYFESLAQPEPAATEE; translated from the coding sequence ATGAGTCAGACCATTCCAACGACTGGCGGCAGACTGAATCCTGCGGCTCTTCCGGCTGATCTGCGTCGTGAGCTGGCTCAGCTCGACCGGCGGCTGCGGTGGGTCAGCTTCGTGCGCGGAGTCGGCAGCCTGATGTTCGTCGTGCTGCTCATGGCGGCTCTGTTCCTGGGCACCGATTATTACTTCCCGCTTCCCGGAGTCATCCGGTTCGCGTTTCTGACGCTGCTGTGCGTGACCGGACTCTGGCTGTTTTACCAGTGGCTGGTGCTTCCACTGACCCGCCGTCGCCGCTGGCCCGATCTGGCTTATATCATCGACCGGGCCTTTCCGGACTTTCAGGAACGGGTCAGTTCCACCGTCGAACTCTCCATGCTGGAACACGGCGACTCTGCTGTTTCCGAGTACATGACAGAACGACTGCGGCAGGAAACCAATACCCGACTGACTCACGTCGATCTGTGGGAATGTCTGTCGCTGCGAACAATGGCCATTGCGCTCGTCTCCGCGACGTTGCTCTCGATTGTCGCGGCTGTGCCGCTGCTGCTGAATTCACAGGGATACTCGCTACTCTGGCAACGGCTGCTCACGCCGTGGGTGAACCTCGATTCAGCGACCAATCTGACATTCCTCGTCGAAGACGCCGACCGGACCGTGCCCCGCGGCAGCGATGCGATGATCTATGCCGAACCGCACTGGCGCTACTACGAGGGCGAACTCCCGCGCGAGATTCGACTGCAGTGGACCGACGAGCATGGAAAAACGCAGTCGCGGGAAATGGCGTACGACGCGGGCCGTAACGCCTTCGTTGGGAAGATTCCGCAACTGATGTCGCCGGTCAATTACGTCCTCTCAAGCCGGAATGCACGTTCCCGCACTTATCACATCAATGTGGCCGATCGGCCGCGAATCGTGGACGTCCAGTTGACGATCCAGCCTCCCGCTTACACACAGGTACCGGAATCAATTATCGAAGGCGCGATCGGCACAATTCGCGTCATTGAAGGCAGCCGCCTCATTGCCAATCTGAAGTTCGAACATCCCGTCGCTGAAGCCGCGTGGATGTGGAAGACCCCGCGACTGGTTAGCCCGGCCGAATCGGCCTCGAAGAATGCCGACTCCGCCTCTCAGCCCGCCACGGTGGCTCAATCGCAGGTGCCTGCAACGCTTCTGGAAGAAGGACGGGCGGCCCGGTTTGACCTGATTGCCACACAGTCGGATCAGTTCGCGTTTCTGGTCACCAGTGGCGACGGACTGACTAATATCGACGAGCCGCAGCGGCTGATTCAGATCGTCCCGGACCGGGCGCCGCGGATCGACATGACCGGTTCCAACGACCCCGTCAAAGTCCAGCCGGCGGATGTCGTGCCCATTGAGATTCGTGCCGATGATGACTTCGGACTGGTCGATGTTCGCATCGTCGTCGAGCAGCTCTCCCGAGCCGGTGAGGAACCGCAAATTCTGGAGTGGAGCTCGCCGAAAACAGGAGATGACGTCCGGCTGCTCAACGACAGTTACGAGCTGAACCTGAGTCAGTTCGAGCTCGAATCGGGCGACATTCTCGGTTATCGAGCCGTTGCCCGCGATGGCCGCCCAATTCCGGGTCCCAACGAAACCTGGACTTCGCGACGGGTGCTGATGCTCGACGAAGAAGTGAAAACGATTGCCGGTCAGGAAGTCGAAGAGTTTTACGAATCGCTCCGACGACACGCCGATATCGTGAAGAATGAAATCGCTGCTCATCGCCGTGAACTGGAGAGTGATCGCAAGCAGCTCGATCCGAAGCCGCGTGAGGAATCGAAGCAGCGCGTCGACGAGAAGAAGCCGGAGTGGATGCAGACCAAACTGGCGTTGAACCTTCAGCTTGACGATCTGTCGCGGCGGTTGCAGCAGCGGCCAATTACCAGAGCGTTGTCGCAGATGAACGTCGAGCCGGCTCAACAGTTGATCGACGATACCGCCCGGGCCCTCGAAGAGTTCAAGCCGGTCAGCGATAACGATGCGATGGAATTGATTCGCGATCAGGAGACTGACGTTCGCGAAGCCGAGAAATCAATCGACCGACTGATGAACCAGTTGAGAGATGCCGAACGTATCGAACAGGAGCTGACGGAACTGCAGCAGCTCGCCCGTCGGGCCAAAGAACTGGCGAAGGATGCGGCCAACCTTAACGACTCGGAGCAGAAGCCCGAGGCTTCGAGCGAACCGCAGCAGACCGAACAGCCGGACCAGCCGCAGCCTCTTGAGAAATTGCAGAGCGAGTGGTCGACGCTGTCACAGGATCTGGAGAATCTGCTCAAACGTCGTCCGGAACTGAAGCAGGCCGCCAAGAACGCGCTGCTGTCGGAACTTTCCGAAGTCGCCGAGACTGCCGATGAACTGGCCCGACTCCAGTCGGCTCTTGGTGAAGCGACGCGGGATGATCAACAGGCGCTGACGGAAGCCAGTCAGCCGCTCGCGGAAAACCTTCGTCAGGCACGGGAGATCGCCTCGGAACTGGCGCAGCGTTCGAGCGAAGAAGCGCGCGACGATGCGGCTCCGGTCTTCAATCCGACCGCCACTCGGGAGGCGGCTCATGAACAGGAACAGGCAAACTTCGGCAATGCCGCCGAGCAAATCCAGGCGGCACGCGAAGCCCTGGAACGATTTCAGGAATCAATGAAGCAGACGGAATCTCTGCCCACAGACGCCCAGCAGGCCGCCACCGAACTGGCGAAACGAAGTGCCGCGCTCGCCGAAGAAATGAAGGCCCATCACGACGAGCAGCGAAAGCTCGAAGGCGAAGCTCGAGCCGTGGCCGGCGAAGAGAAGAAACTCGAGGGGGCTCGCAAAGCCAATCCGGACGATCCCGCGCTCACGGAGAAAGCAGAGCAACTCGACGCCCGCAAGCAGGATCTCAGCGAACAGGAGCGGGCTCTCGAAAAGGAACAGCAGAAACTGTCAGAACGCCTCGCCGGTGTGATGCAGGCCGCGTCCGCCCTTCCGACGACGCCTCAGTTTGAACCCCAGAAACGGGACGCCGTCGCGAAGCTGGATCAGGGAGCCGATGAACTCGCCGCCCGAACCGACCGAGCTGACGACCGCGTTCGCGATGCATCGAAGACTCTCGAAAATCTGGCCCGCAGCATGGGCGATAAGCCCGCTCGCGATCAGCGGGCACTCAACCAGCTCAAGCCGATTCAGGAACAGGCGGAGCAACTGGCCCGAGAGCTGGAAGACAAGGCGTCTCAGTCGGAACCAGCAGGTCCCCAGACCGGTCCCGATCTCGCCCCTCGGCAGCTCGAACAACTCCGTTCGGCTCTGCGAAGCGACACTGCCGAGCAGGAAGGAAAACTCGCTGAAGCCGTGAAAACAGGTCTCGAAGCCAACGAGCAGCTCAAATCGAACGATCTCAAGAAAGCGGCCGAGACGCAGAAGAAATTCGCCGAGCAACTCGCTGAATTGAACAAAGAACTCGCCGAACCGTCGGCGGACACAGAACAGAACAACGATCAGACCGAGGAAGATTCCAAGAACGCGTCCGGTCAGGACGCCTGGCGGGATGTGCCACTGTCGCCGGAGTTGAAAGCCTTGCGTTTCCCTCAGAAGCAGGGCGAACCCGAGCAACTCAAGGCGGAACTGGAGAAGCTCGTCAAGTCTCAACAGGAGTTGAATGAGAAGACCGAGAAGGCGATCGCCGACAACGCGGCCCCGGAACGGGCCAATGAACTGCGCAACAAGTTACGTCAGCTCGCCGGCGAGCAGCGCAATCTTGCTGAACAGTCGAAGAGCCTGAACGGAGAATCGGCTGCGTTGCCCCGCATGACTGCTCAGCAGTTGCAGCGGGAATCGCAGAAGGCACTCGAAAGCAACCAGCCGGAACAGGCCACCGAATCTCAGCAGCAGGCGAAACGGCAACTCGAAGAAGCTCTCGATCAGGTCAGCCGCGAACTTGAGGACCAGCACGCAGCCCAAGAAGGCGAACAACAGCCCGAGAAATCGCGATCGGAAGAACTGGCCGAGGCGCTGCGGAATCAGCTCGACAAACTCAGCGGGCAGATGGAGCAGCCAGCCGGACAGGTGGCCGGGAACGAAGCCCCCGAGGAGGTAGATGACCCCGAAGGCGCTCCGATGGCCCAGGCGATGCCAGACGAACAGAAGCCGTCGGAAGCAGCGGAAGGACCGCCCGCCGAGAGCGGTTCCGAGCAGCCGCCGGCCGGGAACATGCCGAACGAAGAACTGCTGCAGAATCTCAAGAATTCGTTGCAGTCGTTGCAGGCCAGCCAGGAGCGTCTGGCCGCACAGGCCGAGCAACTGGCCGAGCAGTCGGAAGTCATGAGCCCCGAGAAGGAAGAACTCAACGAGACCTTCCAGGCGGCGGCTGAGTCGGCTCGCAAAGCCAGCGAACAATTGCAGAGTGGACAACTCCGCCAGAGCGAACCGCAGGCCCAGCAGGCCAGTGAAAAGCTGGCCGCCGTGGCTGAACAGGGACTGACAGACGAATCGGCTCAGAAGGCGGTCGAAGAGCTGGCCGAGCAGCAGCAGCAGATAGCCGAGCAGCTTCAGGAGCTGGCGCAGAATCCGCAGGCCAGTCAACTGGCTCGCGCCATGTCTCAACAACAGCTTCAAGAACAGACCGAAGGTCTGGCGGAAGCCTTCAAGACACTGTCGGAGCAGAGTAAAGCCGATCCCATTGCCGATCAGCGGAACAGCCAGCAGCTTTCCGCCATGCAGAACCAGTCGCAGCAGGCGGCTGGTGAAATGCAGAACGCTCAACAGCAGAGCCAGCAGGGGAATCTTCAGAACTCTGGCGAGGCGTCTGACAAAGCCGCTGAAACCCTGAAACGGCTGGCGAAAGAATCGGCTCAACTGGCGAACACGAAACGCGATACCCTCGTCCCAGAACCCGTCGGCGAAGATGCCGCCCAGGCCTCGCGGTTGCTCGATCAGGCTGAGGAGTCGCTGAAACAGGCAATGCAACAGGCCTCTCAACAGCAGGCCGAGCAGTCCCAGAATGGTGCTCCGTCAGAACAGTCTCCCCAGCAGGGTTCGCCATCACAGCAGCAAGCGGCCAATGCGGAAGGAAGTCCGCAGACGCCCGGCCAGCCGTCGGAGAATTCGGGACAGCCCGCGCCTTCACAGAATCCTTCGGCTCTGCAGCAGCTGGCCCAGCAACTGGCGCAGGCTGCCCAGGCACTGGATCGGGCTCATGAGAGCCTGCAGCCGCCCCAGGAGAATTCGCAGGGAGCCGATCAACAGCAGATGGCCGCCCAGGCCTCGGCTGGCCAGCCGTCCGAAACCTCGGACTCGACCACAGGCAATCAGACTCCGATGGCGGGCGATGAAAAGATGGATGGCTCGGTCCTCCGCTCCGCCCTCATGCGGGACTGGGGCCAGCGGCAGGAAGAACTTGATGCCGATCTGACCGATGCCCGGCGTCGTCCGATTGATCAACAATACGCTCCGCTGATTCGCAGCTACTTTGAATCGCTCGCTCAGCCGGAACCCGCGGCGACAGAGGAATGA
- a CDS encoding prenyltransferase/squalene oxidase repeat-containing protein, with the protein MSDATVTTTQDHDRAQAAFEICRDRLLAERTSTGYWEGELSTSALSTATAVMALLKVLEQNAVPSRVAEIRPLILGGLDWLVVARNEDGGWGDTQKSLSNISTTMLVRSVFAAALNSTMVDWAIETDSLADTDAYIARIGGVKAIRERYGSDRTFSVPILMQGALGEQVHWREVNQLPFELACLPADWYKRVNLPVVSYALPALIAIGLARHRQMPTWFLPLRWLRTAVKRKALSVLQRIQPTTGGYLEATPLTSFVTMALMAAGEHQHPVVPEAVRFLIDSVRPDGSWPIDTNLATWTTTLSVNALDDHLPESDVRPVLDWLIGQQYREVHPYTNADPGGWAWTDLPGGVPDADDTPGAILAVQRLRDRVSANERRRIDEACEAASGWLLSLQNSDGGWPTFCRGWGRLPFDRSSPDITAHVLRALQTVKPEAGEAIEKGYRFLDRRQRKDGAWLPLWFGNQYAQDDENPLYGTSRVLLAYASLEENRERKQRLQQGVAFLLSIQNADGGWGGAGGIESSVEETALALDALIPCRADATAIQRGVDWLAERAETGTIDHATPIGFYFAKLWYYEKLYPLIFATSALRKAVSVE; encoded by the coding sequence GTGAGTGACGCGACTGTAACGACAACACAAGACCACGACCGCGCCCAGGCTGCGTTCGAGATTTGTCGCGACCGTTTGCTCGCGGAACGAACTTCCACCGGATACTGGGAAGGCGAGTTGTCGACGTCTGCTCTCTCGACCGCCACGGCTGTCATGGCGCTGCTGAAGGTTCTGGAACAGAACGCGGTTCCTTCCCGAGTCGCAGAGATTCGGCCGTTAATTCTCGGCGGTCTCGACTGGCTCGTCGTTGCTCGCAACGAAGACGGTGGCTGGGGCGATACGCAGAAGAGTCTGAGCAACATCTCGACGACGATGCTCGTCCGCAGTGTTTTCGCGGCCGCGTTGAACTCCACGATGGTGGACTGGGCCATCGAGACCGACTCCCTCGCGGACACCGATGCCTACATCGCCCGTATTGGCGGCGTGAAAGCGATTCGCGAACGCTATGGAAGCGATCGAACGTTCTCGGTTCCGATTTTGATGCAGGGCGCACTGGGGGAGCAGGTCCACTGGCGTGAAGTCAATCAGCTGCCGTTCGAACTGGCCTGTCTCCCGGCTGACTGGTACAAGCGGGTGAATCTGCCGGTGGTCAGCTATGCCCTCCCGGCGCTCATCGCCATTGGCCTGGCGCGTCATCGGCAAATGCCGACCTGGTTCCTTCCGCTTCGGTGGCTGAGAACCGCTGTAAAACGCAAAGCATTGAGCGTACTCCAGCGGATCCAGCCAACGACCGGCGGGTATCTGGAAGCGACGCCGTTGACCAGCTTCGTCACCATGGCCCTGATGGCGGCCGGCGAGCATCAGCACCCCGTTGTTCCCGAAGCGGTACGATTTCTGATTGACTCCGTGCGTCCCGACGGCAGCTGGCCGATTGATACAAATCTGGCAACCTGGACAACCACGCTCAGTGTCAATGCCCTCGACGATCATCTGCCGGAAAGCGATGTGCGGCCCGTGCTCGACTGGCTGATCGGTCAGCAGTATCGCGAAGTGCATCCTTACACGAATGCCGATCCCGGCGGCTGGGCCTGGACCGATCTGCCGGGCGGCGTCCCCGATGCCGACGACACGCCGGGAGCCATTCTGGCGGTGCAGCGTTTGAGGGATCGCGTTTCCGCAAATGAGCGACGGCGCATCGACGAAGCGTGTGAAGCGGCCAGCGGCTGGTTGTTGTCTCTGCAGAACAGTGATGGCGGCTGGCCGACGTTCTGTCGCGGCTGGGGCAGACTGCCATTCGATCGCAGTTCGCCGGACATCACCGCCCACGTTCTGCGTGCGCTGCAGACGGTGAAGCCGGAGGCGGGCGAGGCGATTGAAAAGGGATACCGCTTTCTTGACCGTCGCCAGCGAAAGGACGGAGCCTGGCTGCCGCTGTGGTTCGGCAATCAGTACGCCCAGGACGACGAAAACCCGCTCTACGGAACCTCACGAGTCTTGCTCGCTTACGCAAGTCTCGAGGAGAATCGAGAGCGAAAACAGCGTCTCCAACAAGGCGTTGCGTTTCTGTTATCCATCCAGAACGCCGATGGCGGCTGGGGCGGCGCAGGCGGGATCGAATCGTCGGTCGAAGAGACGGCCCTCGCGCTGGACGCTCTGATCCCGTGTCGCGCCGATGCCACGGCAATTCAACGGGGTGTCGACTGGCTGGCGGAACGAGCGGAAACAGGCACTATCGACCATGCCACGCCGATCGGTTTTTATTTCGCCAAGCTCTGGTATTACGAGAAGCTGTACCCGCTGATCTTCGCGACCTCGGCGTTAAGGAAAGCAGTGTCCGTTGAATAG